One Babesia bigemina genome assembly Bbig001, chromosome : V genomic window, GCGTACACGTGGTCGCGGCGATTCCACAAAATGTTGCGTCCCAATGCCATTTCGGCATGATTGCAAGTGTCAAAGCCTACTGAAGTCATGTCACGTCAAACATTTATCGCTATTTGGTTGAAAAATTATATCATCGGCTGCCCATGGTTGACGTTGTGTGTAACAGTATTTGGCGCCTCAACCGCGTGTCTTCTATTCTTAAGCACATAAATCGGCGCCAACACATTGCTTTCTTTTAGAATTTTGCATTTCTGTGGCTCCTGACGTTTTGGGGTGATAGCAGTTGGGTTGAGTGTCGTTTCCCCTCTCACACTTGCAGATTCTCTATACGGTACTTTGCTGTTTAATCGGTTCCCACAATATTTATACGGTGTGTGGGATTATTTGAAGATTGCGCATATTGGAATCTAAGTGTGTTCCCCGCACTTAATCCAAAAGCAGTTGTATATAGACACTTGCCGTTGTTGAACCTTAAACTAATCAAAAAACTTTTAATGATTGCGTATCGCATACGAAACGCTTAGAGAAGACGCATTCTTTCTTCATTTGGGTACACATCTATTGATTGCTGCCGTGAAGTTCGGCCGCTTACGTGATTGGATACTGTTAAGTCATTGTCACCAAGATGTCAGATTCACCCGCGGATAATGCAAAGATCGTTGTAGTGGATACTACTGAAGGTCAGCAATCACCTGAAACCTCTAAATGGAAGGCTTGGTTAGAGGACCACGATAAGCTGATATGCGCTTTGCGTAGTTTTAACTGGCGGCTGGTGTTCGGCGTTTGTATGTGGTATACACTCAATTGTGTATACGTTGTACAGCAGAAGATCTTTTTAAATGCCATACCGCTGCATGTGACATTGAGCGGGGTGCAGATGATTCTGAGTTCGATTTTCGCTTTGATCGTGGTCGGTCTTAAATTGAGACCTGCGCCAATTATCACCAACCTAAAGAAGGCGATGCAGGTATTTATCCCTATTGGCCTGTGCCATTTGTTGGTTCACTACGGCGCGGTGATTTCGATGGGTCTAGGAGCGGTGTCTTTCACGCAGGTTATCAAATCGGCGGAGCCTGTGACCACTGCTATCCTCTCTATGATAATCTTACGCGAATTCCATAGTGTATTCACGTACCTAGCTCTCGTCCCAGTTGTTGCAGGTGTGTCATTGGCATCTGTGAAGGAGTTGGACTTCAGCATCGGAGCATTTTTGTTCGCATTGCTATCTAACGTCGGGAGTTCACTGCGGTCCATTTTTGCAAAGGTGACTATGGATAACAAAATTGACATCGGAGAGAACTTGACGCCCAGTAACATATACATGATACTTACGGTGATATCCGGTGTGCTGTCTATTCCTATCGTTTTGGGAGCGGAGGCATACAAGTGGAAGTCCGTGTGGTTGACCCACACAGCCGAAATGAGCGCCGGTAAGCAGGCCGAGTTATTGTTTCACGCATTTTCGTCCGCCGTATGTTACTACCTCTACAACGATTTTGCTTTCTATTGCCTGGGTCAGATGAATCAAGTGACGCACTCTGTGACTAACACTTTAAAGCGCGTGCTGGTCATCGTTGCgtccatcatcatctttagGAACACAGTTACCCCGCTCGGTTATGTAGGTATGGCCATGGCTGTTTTGGGTGCGTTCTGGTACTCTTTGGTCAAGCAGGGCGTTTTCTCACGCAAACCTAAAGAGGCTGAGCAGGTGAACGATCGTGAAGAAGATCAAACTGCAAGCGAGCAGAAGGTGTGAGGAAACAATTCCGGTATTGTGTAGCGCGTTTTATTAATGTCGAGTCTGCGGAGCGCGCTACCGCGAATTGCCATGCCCCGTTTTATATGCAATACGCGCCTCTTCTGCACATGGTAGGCTGTGCTTTCCATTCCTAGCTTCTATCACGAAGCGTATCATATGCTAGATGGTTAGTTTCAACGAAATGAGTTGCACCTGTGTGTGAACGAGGGAGACGAGTGTCGCCCCCAACCATCTGAAGACTTCAGAGATTTCTGGAGCATATCGGACGATCTTCTATAAAAATTACAAATTAACGCAGTGAAAAGGATCGCTTAAACTCTGTACATCGGGATTAGGCGTCCTACTTAGTGAAAGACACCGCGTTTGATTTTTTGTGTGCGACTTTGAATAATTTTTATTAATTACTGACATTATGTGCCTCCACAAGTTGCGTAGACGTGGAATTGCGCAAAGATGTCTCGCATTGCTGCACTATGCGGCCCATGTGCAGCCAAATAATTCTGTTTTAGCGCAGAAAATTCTGCACGACCCCATCGGCAATGGTGAGCGGCTAGCGCCTGTGGCCTTCCACGATTCTTTCTTTACTTACTATTACGGTCTCTTAAATACCTCAAAATTGGCCTTAGAATTTTTGCTAGTCAGCGACATCTACGGTCTTCTTTAGTAGTCGCACCTTCCACGTAGTAGGAAGGCGTCGTTTCTTGCCGGTGTTTTATTCCTTTCATCAACAGCTTTCTCCATTTAGTCAAATTTGTAGGCGCTGATTAATATATCAGATGTGCAAATCATTGTGTGAATTGGTGTCTGCTGTAGTTGCATGTCTATAGAAAGTGTATGAGAGTGGAAGGCTCGCCTTCTGTTTTGTCTTAATCGCATTTTGTGCGGATTCTGTCCAATACATCTTGCGTTTTGGATGCCATATAAGTATTCAAAAGGCGAATAGCTTGCATATGCCTACTTTGTAGGTAAGTTGTTGTTACTCAGGTCTCAAAAATGGAAGTCAATCAGAAGAACGTTGACGCGTCGGATGTCGCGTTCGCAAACCTACATGATGAGGAATACGAACGTGCACTTCCAGCTTCGGCATTTCCTGAAAAGCGTACTAAACGAACGTGGATAGAGTATATACTGGGACTGGATTGGTGGCTTATCATCGGTTTCGTCTTGTGGTATGCGCAAAATGCTTGTTATGTGGTCTTCAACAAACTGTTTTTGAACGAATTACCGCTGCCTTGGACCTTGAGTGCCTTCCAACTGCTAATTGGGTGGTTTTTCATGATCGTGTTTTGGGGGTGCAACATCCGAGACAAACCCAACTTCGACAACGTACGCAAATTTTTCGTCACCTTTCTGCCCATGTCGTTTCTTCATTTCCTGGTGCACGTGTCCGCAGTGATTTCTATGGGTCTAGGAGCTATATCATTTACTCACGTTGTGAAGGCGCTCGAGCCAGTGATCACTGTCATCTTGTCCATGCTGTGCCTCCACGAATTCATGAACGTATACGCGTACCTTGCTCTCATACCAATTGTTGGAGGTGTGGCGTTGGCATCCATAAAGGAACTGAACTTCAGCATCGGAGCATTTTTGTTCGCCATGCTCTCCAACGTCGCGGGAGCAACGCGCTCCATTTTGGCCAAGGTCACTTTGAAGAACAAAGCAGACATTGGAGAAAACCTTACGGCAAACAATATCTACATGATATTGACTTTGATTGCTTCGCTCATATCGCTTCCTTTCCTGGTTGGCTTCGAAGCGCGTCACTGGATCCCAGTCTGGACCAAGGCAACGGCAAATATGACGCAAAGCGAAAAACTTTGGCTCCTTTTCTATGGTTTCGCATCTTGCTTCTTCTACTTCTTGTCGAATGATAGCGCATTTTATTGCCTGGGCCAAATCAACCAAGTAACCTACTCTGTGGCAAACACTGCTAAACGTGTTTTGCTCATAGCCTCATCCATCATTGTCTTTAAGAACAAGGTCACTGGAATGGGTTATATTGGAATGATCTTTGCGGTTTTGGGAACGTTCGTCTATTCAATGGTCAAATAATTTCTCTATGCGCAAGGTTTCTCGTGATGGCCGTATTGTGTGGAGATGTCTGTGGGCTGAAATTTGGCAACACCACTCCGTATTGCTTTTCTGGGGCTTATGTTCAGGTTTCTCGGGTACTTATGCCTCATTAGCGTGATCTATTTGATCACGCGTATAACGTACGCACACAACCTTCCATCTGGACATTTCAAGAGGTCAAGAATGTTTCAAGCGGTCCCAACACACTGCGTTCCTTTGACGTCAACTTTGTGCAAGGGTATAATCCCGAAACGGGGTTGAACAAAAACATAGGAAACGCCTCATAACGCTCTGCGCGGTTACTACACTGAAAGACCATCACGCAGTTGCTGCAGCATGGAAGACCAGATGCATCCTAATCAATTTGCTACTTTGGTGGAGATTTCACGAGTTTGGTACTATGTAAATAGACCCTATTTACACAAGCAGCGTTGAGTATTGCCGGTTCGACGTATGTTTTCGTGGCATGCTCGATACAACGCGCAAGGTACTGACATCTCTCTCGAAAAGCAGCCTCAAAATTGATTTTGCATACTTCAATTTCCCGCTGCCTTTTGTACACGCGTAAGAGATAGTTACGCTGTTCTTGCCTCTCCAGAACCTTTTTAAGTATTGTTTCAGCCAATTCGCACGGTGTAACACCGCTGTCGTGAAGTTTCATGAGTTGCTCATATGCATATCTGGCCCGGCTAGCTGCGGCGTGGTTCGGCATGCCCATATTAATGTAGTGTTCAGCCAGTGTATCCATCTCGACGGCCAATTTGTCAAACCCGCCTGGAGCCATGTCTATCGGCTTTAACTCTGTGAGGGCATTCTGTATGGTGCGCGGTGGATCGTACTTGCCGAGGGGCCGATATCGTATGATGAGTGACATGAGTTTAATGCAGTCCTCCGAGCACGTAGTCTGGCGGTATGCAAGCCTCTGTGGGAGGAACACTCCTGAGAACTTGCATATTGACATATTCTTGTCGTGCATCAAAAATCTTTGCTCAATCTCCACTGGGGTTATTATCTTGTGGTATCTCAGCTTTTGGATAATTTCTTCGCCGAACACGTTGTTTATAGCCGTGTAGTTTCCCTTCGGCATCATCCCGTCCAAAATTTTGCAGAGTGTATCATGTGCCGAAATGTTGAGATATTTCATCTTGGTTGCGCAACAATTTACGAATTGCGCGATCGTCCATCCTGGCAATTCAATGCTTATTTTTTCAAGCTCGAACTGGGACTTGAAGGTCTCCATTGTTATGTCAATGTTGAACGTGTCCTCAACACTCAATAACGTCTTGATGTATTCCAATAGCATGTTTGAAACGTTGCGATACATCGCCATTGTCATACGATTGACCTCCTGAGATGCATGAGGTTCCATCCGAAGGCTAGGGTTCGCAATGTAATCAAAAAATTGCGACGCAGTCGTGAAGTTAGACACCACTGCTTCATCATCGAGGTTGTATCCGTGGGATGCTGCGACCAATTAACGGGTCAATTGGAGGGAATGAATCTTACCTGCCATATCtacggcgctgctgaagtATGGCTGTAACACGGAGTATACGAATACCGGTATCAATGGGTAGATGGAAACGTTTTCTAGAGGCACGCTAGGAAGCGCCCAGCCCGAGGGGATATTGAACTTGACCATATTGTGCATCCGCTTGAACGCCAGTTTAATATATCTTGGCACTGTGATAATTGTAAGGATCTTGTTCAGATGCAACAGGAATTTGGTGAAGTTGTTCAGCTCCTCGCTATTGGGTGCCGCCTTACATGGTAGCACTAACCGGTGCTGCTTCATGAAGGTTGCAAAAGACTCGTTGAACTCGTACGAATAGAATGTGCGAGCGTTAGGCGCAGAGATAACTTTGGATGCTGCGTATATCCTCAGCATTTGTGCAAACGGGGAACTTGAAGCGTTTAGTGGCGCATGTGGCTTGAAGCACAGTTGGAGCTCTTCACGCAGCAGGGTAAACAAAAGGGCGACGAATTGCATGTGCACCCTTGGTTTGTCCATACTGGCATAAAGCTACACAGTTTTGAGGTTATACGCGCATGCACTTACGCAAGTAACAAAATCTTCAACCATTGTGATTGCGTTCCCGAATAGGCAGAGCCTAACAAGATATGCGGGTTGTAGGAATACTATTTGAACAATCTGCTGTATCTGCGGCATCAATTGCGTGTACACCTTAAAATGCCTGTCAAACAAACTCGGCGGACGGGATTGCGGGCGACCAATGTTGCCTATAAACCCTTGTATGGCTGCCTCCAGTTTGGACTGCTGGGCATTCATTTCACCATGGTACCTGTCCAGCTCGAGTATAAAGTCTACATGGTGTTTCAAACACTTGACAAGATCGTCCTGCAGCTTGTAAGCGGTGCTGTATGAGTTACCAAACCTCGAATGACTTCAACGACGACTCCCAACATAGGCGCTCTTCGTTTTGCAAAATAATTTGGAGGCTTTTCCAATCCACCACACTCTTGTCCTCGGTGAAATGCAATTCATTTATAAGCGACTCTACTGTCAACGCAAACGCAGACTGCGCCTTGTTAAATGTCCACTTTGCACTTACCAGGTCGTTGTTCGTGGTCATGTTGTCAAATCTGTTCAACATATCACCGACCAGACTCATAGTGGCAATCTGAATTGCTATGCGCGTTAACGGTTTAAACCTACAGCTGTGGGTTTGTAAGTCACCTTGTCACGCGTTTCACCGATTCCCAAGCGGCCATCAGATGATGTACCCCAGGCATACGCATCTCCGTTGCTGTGGCATGCTATGTAACTGATTTGCGTAACCTTACACTGTTGTACACGCAGCGAACGACCGCGACGTTGCTATAGACAGAACGGGGGATTCGATTGTCACCAAGGATGGTCTTTCAATGAAACCCGTTGATGCGACATCTTTAGACGTAACAGGGACCCCTAATTGCCCTGAAGAGTTATCTCCCCAAGCGATCAGCTGATTAAGATAAACAAACAGATGCTTTTACCTACGTGTCCTTGATCCGTGATGACGAAGGAATGATTCGATGATGCAGCCACGCTATGAACTTTGGCGACTCCCGATTGGCTAGGTAAATTGGCAACCAAGGTCGGCTCGACAAGAGTATCATCGCTTCCATTGACGTAGGCGCCCTTTCCCCAACCGTAAAGATCATGTTCCATAGATACGGCCAGTGAGTGAGAAGCGCCCACAGCCATATCTATAAACTTAAGTCCGCTTTTTACGCAGGTAAATGTATTCACTCCCGCCGTATCGCCAGTTCCCAGCCTTCCATCCGCTCCCGACCCAGTCGAGTACAACGTCCCATCGTGCTGCAGGAGTAACGAGTGAGTATTGCCTGCAACATTTGATGGCACTTATTATTCGGCGAACCTAACACGACCTTGTAAACGCCTGATATGTACGTTATTTTGCGCGGCGTCATTATAACAGCATTCGTGCATTCGTCCCCAAGTCCCAACTTCCCTCCAGACGAGGAACCAAACACCCATGCCATGCCCACTTCATCGTTCTCGAAGCCGTCGTGTTTCGCCGTTGTCACACAGCAGCTATTGTTGAACCCTGCAAATGCCTTTATAGCATATTCCAGGGATATCACGTGCTCCGGGAAGCCCCTGGGCCTGAGGTCACCTGCATGTGGTGATGGCGCTTTGGTTATCACGACAAACCTAATCCAAGCTGTCCCGAGTCATTTTGTCCCCACGAAAAGACCAGTCCTTCGATGGTTACCGCTATTGTGTGGTTAGATCCGCATGCGATACTTCTGATTTTTGTGCTGAAATAGTTTAGAGGCCTGGGTTCGTTGTACGTCTGAATAAATTGCATTAGTAATGTTGAAAAGTTTCTTACCTCGGCGTTTGCAGTATCATCTGAAAATCCGCTCCCTTTACAAGCTCCCCAAGTGTACACAGTTCCGTTACAAGTAAGCAACGCCCCGTGGGCCGTGCCAACTGAGAGCTGTTTTATTCGTCTTTCATCAGCCACATTAGCGGCATTCAATTCGAGAGGTGATTCAGATTTGTGTACATCTTGCGTTTGCGACCGTTGCTTTAATATAGGATCCACGAAAACCCTACTCCTGAGTTCGGCCACGAACTTGGGATGTTGGAAGTCAGATACGTTACCGTGTCCCAACCTGAAACAGCTCCCGACACCCCAAGTTAGTATATCTCCATAAGCGTTGACGGCTGCACAGCTATATGGGCCTGCTGCGATATATACGTTCTTCGACCCGGCCTCCGTGACCTTCTGAGGAACGTGTGCGATTTTTGGCACATCGGCTGACGTCGACATGCAACCCAGCATATGCCCCCATTGATATATACATCCTTCTTCAGTTAGCGCCAACGTGACGCCTGCACCACATGCCACCTGGTTATTTTGTGAGCTACAAAGATATGTAGCATACCTGAACTACTTTCGTGTCACCAAGGGCCTCAACCAAGGTAGGTATAACCGCGTCATCTACCGAGGTTCTGCGCCCAAGCTTACCGCCTTTTGAAGATCCCCACGTATATACTTTCCCGTCGCTATCTATACACGCTGAATGTGTGTCACCACACGCGGCCTGTTTCACTTGGTGTTCATCTAGAGATCCGACCATCTTGGGGGTGTACTGCGTCCTAGTATTCCCTATTCCAAGTCTGCCGTTTCCTGTGAGTTGCTATTAAATGCGTGTTTTGCTGTTACCTCCATATCCCCATGCCCACAGTTTGCCCGCATCGTCGACGCCAAATGAGTGACGGCATCCAGCAGCACAACTTGTCATGAATGTTTCATATGGGAATCGCACTCTGACAGGGGTGTAGCTATTGTGGCTTTCCCCTGTACCTAGGACGCCGAATGAACCCATACCCCAGGAGAACAGCGATCCATCCACCGTTGTCACCAGTGTATGGTTGGCTCCGCATGCAAGCGAAATAACATTGTGCTTGAGGTTCACCGATAGTCCGACTGGTTGCGGCTCCGCTGTACACCATGCCGATTCTGTATCGGATGTTGTGCTGTATGGTAGATTATGCGATGACTGTGCGTGGTCGTCGATATCGTATCCCAGCCGGCCCGCGGTGCCTAGGCCGAACGTGTATACTGTACCGCCTGAGACACTCGTTGCACCATGTGGCATCACGAGAGCTGCAGAATGATAATCCCCGCACGACACTTGCAAAACGTTTTTCTGTTTGAAGAAAGGTACGGCTTTGGGTGTTTTTGCCAAGTTGGTATTGAGTCCATGTCCAATACAGTTGAAATTCCCTTTTCCCCAAGAATACAGATTGAATTCGGCATCTTTGACGGTGTCATGTCCAGTCGAAAATGCATTTGCCTCCCCTAATGCCACAGATTTCGTAACGCAGAGTGCATGGTTGAGGCCAAGGGCAACCACCAGAGCTGCCTGTGGCCGTTTttcggtgacatggtcaccaTCCACATCACTACTCATGTTAATTCACCCATGGCTACTAACAAAAGACATATGTGTGAGCTCCAAGCCTCCCACCCAGCAGTATGATCAGACACGACCGCCGCGGCAACGCCGCTACGCGGCGTAGACAATCAGCCATTTATCAACATTATTACTTCCAATTTGTGTGATATGATACTACTAGTCGAGGTGTGTTGGTGTAACGTTCACAGAGTAATCGAAAGCCCATTCCTCCGTGTGGCTATAGTACTGAGTACCTCCCGGTCATCTTCTGCATCACAGGCTGCCCATATTGCGGTATCGCGGCTGACTGTACGATCTTCCTCAATTCGCTCCTGCAAATTGCTGTGTAATGCGGTAATAATGACTCACAATGCGGATTGGACGCTCACAACGCTCGGGCCGGATATCTCTATATACAATCCCTTGGTGCCTCCCAGCACGTTCAAGTTGCGCGTAGCCGTCTCAACCGGTATATAACGGCCTTTTACTTGTAGCGTAACGCCTGCTTGCTCCATCACATACGACAGCACCTCCTTGTTCGTGATGCGATGCCTGACCAACTCCGGGAACGAGTTGATGTCGAATTCGTCATGCGCGTACCCAGTGTTGGCATCGATGTATCCCGCACAAGTGAGACCCTTAATCATGGGTTCCGGTTCGCGCTGTAGAGGGTTTGAAATGCAAAGAGGTGAAACAAACCGTGATTATGGGCTTGTCGAAGGGGTTAGTTTCCTTCTGTTGTGTTTGTGTCAAAGAAGACTGCAATCCGCCGGAAGACTGATACAAAAAAATGTGAAGGGTAAAGATTTAGACTTACCGTTTTGATATTTGCTATACCACCAGTTGCATTTTCGGCCAACGCTGCCtcctcctcttcgtccATGTCGTTATTGAAACCTAATATACACATAGAACACAAGGACATTGTGCACTTACCAAGAGCTTTACATGCGTATTGACGctcctgctgctgccgtgactTCTCGGCGTCCGTAAACTTGAACCCACGGCCACCGAATCCGCCCCCGATGCGCACCTTGTGTTTTCCGTCCAACGTTGCTAAGTGTGCCTCAGCGAGATGTTGGAGATCCATTGGCACCTCTTGGTTAGACGCTTTAAGTGCTTTAATGATATCGTGCGACTTCGCGCCTTCCTCAGGCGTAATGAACGTGTAGCTCGTGCCGATGTTGCCTGCTCGCCCAGTTCTGCCCACTCGGTGGACGTAGTCTTCGATGTGATCCGGTGTTGCGTAGTTGATGACTAGGACGACCGACTTGACGTCGATCCCCCTTGCTGCGATAGATGTTGCAATGAGTATCCCCTTGGTCCCGTCTCTGAAGTCTTGGAGCGTGAACTCCCTATCAGTCTGGTCCTGACCTCCATGTAACACGGCACACTCGTAACCATGTTTTATAAgttctgcaaacatattGTCGGCGTCTACCTGTCTATTGACGAAAATTATGATGCTGCCGTGCTCATGCCACTCCCCTAGCAGTTTGAGCAACGCATAGATTTTCTGATTCTCCCGGAGCACCATGACGTGCTGGTCCACTTGCGATGCACTCTTTCCCGACTCTCCAACAACTACTTGCAGAGGCTTGGTGAGGATTTTCTTCGCCAGAGCCTCGATGGTTGGAGGGAAAGTGGCTGAAAACAGAGCGGTTTGCCTGTCCGGTCGTACATTGTCAATGATGGCGCTAATCTGCGGACTGAACCCCAGGTCGAACATGCGGTCGGCCTCATCGATGACTACGAAGGTGACCCTCCTCAAGTTGGTGACCTTTCCGTTGCTGATGGTGAGAACCTCTATTAGCCTCCCCGGTGTTCCACAGACTATTTCCGCCCCTCTCTTTagcgcattgagttgttcaCCTATTGGAGCTCCTCCGTAAACAGCCTTGGTGCGCAATCCGACAAGTTTCGATAGTTTCGAACTCTCCGCCCCAATCTGGCTGGCAAGTTCCCTTGTAGGCGCAATAATAAGCACAATCATACCGTCGTTTTCTCTCAGCTTGGGCTGGTATAGAACATGCCTGATGGCAGGGAGCAAGTAGGCTAGTGTCTTTCCCGAACCGGTTTCTGCTATTGCCAGGACGTCGCGCCCGCACATGAGGGCAGGTATGCATTGCATCTGAATAGGAAACGGCTTCTCGTAGTTGCGATGTTGTAGAAGCGCTAGTATTGGATCAGGCAGCCCGCACTGTGAGAAGTTGTAAATAGGTCTTGGGCATTGCTTCCCCCGGACCCTGATGTTTCCATTTGCCTTCCTGAAAGCGTCCACTTCGTGTTCCTTCATCGCAGTTATTGCTGAGATCTGCACATAGAAATTCTTCTTGAAAGGAGGGTAATCAATCGTAGAATGGTCTACCTTGGGCATCTCAATTCTGCTTCGAGTGCTGCCCTTGAACATTTCGGAATAGTCTACAGTCTGCGTTCGTTCGGGTTTTTCGTCATCGCTGGATATTACACCATCGTCACCGTCGTGTTGTTTTGAGTCCCTCTTAGTTTTGCGCCGCAGCTGTGAGAGGAACTCCTCTTCACAGTCTTCACCTGCTGCTTCGGGTTCGTTGGACATGGCCATAATTTCTTCCAACGTCACGGATTTCCCCACGTCCGATGATATGCTTGAGTTAGGGTCCAATATGGGTGCGAGTTGCACATGTTTCAACTCCTCCTCACTCTCCTTGAGTATGTTCGTCATGTATAAGTCCAGAGGATCAACATCTCCCGCATCGGCGCTATCTTGCGCATCCTCCTTTCCCTGCGCTTCTGTTTGCACCTGGAAGAAACTTTCAAGCGCATTGTTTTCCACTTTCTTAGATTTGGCTGCGCCAAGTTTCAACGACAGTATCTTGGTTGCCCCGCCACCATTGGTCATGGAAGCACGTAATTTCTTCTCCTCTGCGAGCTTTTTAAAGCGAGCTAGACGATCCAACTTTGCTGCATCCTTGTCAGGCAGTTGCTTTTGAGCACTGGCATCAGTGGCAGTTTCCACTGTGTGTTGTGTTTGTCTATCCGAGTGAGTGCGCTCATCCTGCTCTGCGGGATATTTGGTAGATTCCGCAGACCGCCCATCTCGCAGCGCCGCATCTGCATCGTCACGAGCATCACGCTTCGAATGCCTGCGCTCTGATGACTTGCGCCGGTCCTTGTGATGGTCACGTGAGCGAGAACGGTACCTCTTGGATACCTCTTCATCGCCGGAAACGTCCGAGTGCAAGGAGTGTTTTCGACGGCGATCGCGGTGTCTTCCATCTATGCTTGGCGATCTAGATCGACCGTGCCTTCGTGAATGTCGCGATTTTGCCTCGTGCGGCGACCTGCTGCGGTGTCTATGTGACCGACCGCGGCCGTCGTCTCCTCGAGACCGCTCATAAAGGGACCCACGGAATCCCATTCAGGATTAAC contains:
- a CDS encoding DEAD/DEAH box helicase and helicase conserved C-terminal domain containing protein, putative, which produces MGFRGSLYERSRGDDGRGRSHRHRSRSPHEAKSRHSRRHGRSRSPSIDGRHRDRRRKHSLHSDVSGDEEVSKRYRSRSRDHHKDRRKSSERRHSKRDARDDADAALRDGRSAESTKYPAEQDERTHSDRQTQHTVETATDASAQKQLPDKDAAKLDRLARFKKLAEEKKLRASMTNGGGATKILSLKLGAAKSKKVENNALESFFQVQTEAQGKEDAQDSADAGDVDPLDLYMTNILKESEEELKHVQLAPILDPNSSISSDVGKSVTLEEIMAMSNEPEAAGEDCEEEFLSQLRRKTKRDSKQHDGDDGVISSDDEKPERTQTVDYSEMFKGSTRSRIEMPKVDHSTIDYPPFKKNFYVQISAITAMKEHEVDAFRKANGNIRVRGKQCPRPIYNFSQCGLPDPILALLQHRNYEKPFPIQMQCIPALMCGRDVLAIAETGSGKTLAYLLPAIRHVLYQPKLRENDGMIVLIIAPTRELASQIGAESSKLSKLVGLRTKAVYGGAPIGEQLNALKRGAEIVCGTPGRLIEVLTISNGKVTNLRRVTFVVIDEADRMFDLGFSPQISAIIDNVRPDRQTALFSATFPPTIEALAKKILTKPLQVVVGESGKSASQVDQHVMVLRENQKIYALLKLLGEWHEHGSIIIFVNRQVDADNMFAELIKHGYECAVLHGGQDQTDREFTLQDFRDGTKGILIATSIAARGIDVKSVVLVINYATPDHIEDYVHRVGRTGRAGNIGTSYTFITPEEGAKSHDIIKALKASNQEVPMDLQHLAEAHLATLDGKHKVRIGGGFGGRGFKFTDAEKSRQQQERQYACKALGFNNDMDEEEEAALAENATGGIANIKTSSGGLQSSLTQTQQKETNPFDKPIITREPEPMIKGLTCAGYIDANTGYAHDEFDINSFPELVRHRITNKEVLSYVMEQAGVTLQVKGRYIPVETATRNLNVLGGTKGLYIEISGPSVVSVQSALSELRKIVQSAAIPQYGQPVMQKMTGRYSVL